Part of the Streptomyces antimycoticus genome, GGGCCGATCTTGACCTTCGTGGCCCGCTCGGCGATGCGGGATACCAGCGCGTCGCCGGCCGAGCCGACCGCGACCACAACGGAGACTGCCATGCACCGCTGGCCTGCGGAGCCGTAGGCGGCGGTCACGGCGGCGTCGGCGGCCGCATCGAGGTCGGCGTCGGGCAGTACCAGCATGTGGTTCTTCGCGCCGCCGAGCGCCTGGACACGCTTGCCGCTGGCGGACGCCCTGCTGTAGACGTGGCGGGCGACCGGCGTGGAGCCCACGAATGACACGGCCGCCACGTCCGGGTGGTCGAGCAGCGCGTTCACCGCGACCTCGTCGCCGTGGACGATGTTGAGCACACCGTCGGGCACCCCGGCCTCGGCCGCGAGTTCTGCCAGCAGCATGGACGCGGACGGGGCTTTGCTGCTCGGCTTGTGCACGAAGGTGTTCCCGCAGGCGATCGCCATGGGAAACATCCACATGCTGATCATCGCGGGGAAGTTGAACGGTGAGATGCCGGCGATCACACCGAGGGGCTGGCGGACCGACTCCACGTCGACGTGGCTGGACACCTCCGTGGACGTGTCGCCCTTGAGCGCCATGCCGAGCCCGCAGGCCAGTTCGACGATCTCCAGGCCCCGGGCCACCTCGCCCAGCGCGTCCGCGTGGACCTTACCCTGCTCGGCGGTGATGAGCGCGGCGAGGTCGTCGCGGCGCGCGTTCAGTAGCTCGCGGTAGCGGAAGAGGATCGCGGTCCGCTGCGCGAGCGAGGACGTGCGCCAGGTGGCGTAGGCCTCATTCGCTGCGGCGACCGCGGCGTCGACCTCGTCGGCGCCGGCCATCGCGACCTGCGCAGTGACCTCTCCGGTCGCGGGGTCGGTCACGGGGCCCCAGGCGCCGGAGGAGCCTGCAGGGTCTCCGAGGGGCTTGCCACCGATCCAGTGGGTGACGGTCTTCATCGGCGGAACTCCTTCAAAGCTGGCGGCGGTCAGTGAGGCTCCTGTCGTTCACCTCACGGGCCTTGACTTCAGCCGGACGGTCCGCGGTCTCGGCCACGGATACGCCTGCACCGCCCGGGAGAGTGTGACTGCTGATAGCGAAGCTACTTCTCTGATCCGCGCATACAAGCGCTTGGGAGTCTCGCGGCCCGAAGTGCCTCCCTTGTGTCCCGGAGTGTCGTGGGGTGGATCACTCAGATGCCGAGCGCGCCGCGTTCGCCTCGACACCAGCGGCTTCGCCGTGCAGGAGTCCTCGGCGGCTCGGAAGCAGGTTGTTGGCTTCGTCCATCCCCAAGGACGGCGTTTGCCGACGGATATCGACGGCAGTTGTTGATCAACCTCGCCCAGATGTTCATGACCGATGACGGCGGTGCCGTGGCGGGCACGGCCCGATGTTTGTGCCTCAGCTGCAGTCGTCGGCCGATGCGGCCTCGCGGGTCATATGTAGGGGGTTGGCAGCCGCCCTCGCCAGAGGTATCGCTCGCCTGTGATCTCAAAGCCGTGGCGTTGGTAGAAGCGGAGCGCGCGTTCGTCGCAGTCGGGGACCCCCGGGCGGATGCGGGCAGGTCCTGCCCAGGTGAGGAACTCGGTCATCATGTGGCCACCGAGTCCGTGACCCTGGGCGTGGTCGGGCAATACATCGGTGCGAGGGTGACCGATTCCGATTCGTCCCGGCGGCCGCAGAGACAGCCGACGATCTCCGTCCCGGACCGGACGGCTTGAGAACGCCCCCTTCGTGACCGGTGAGATTCCACGTCGACGGTGATCAGAAGGTCGGTTTCTGAAATACCAGCTGCCGGGCGGTGAGACCGCCGGCGTTCCGCCTTCCAGCGACAGGAAGTTCTTCGTCTCCTGCTACGCCGACACGGGACTTCCGTCGGTCCCGTTCAGCATCGTGCTTTGCCATCTCGCCTTCGAAGCCACGGTGCGTTTTCGCGGCGGTGCTCTCCGCCGGGCTGCTCTCGCAGTCGTGGCGGCGCTCGGCACCCAAGGCGCCGTCGACTCGGTGCCGAGGGGCTCCCGGGAAATGGTCTGGAATTCGGCCTCAACGAGTGGGTTGTGTACGAACAGTACGAGCGGTACCTGCGCGATCCGGGCTCGGTCGACGGGACACGTGAGGGATCTCTCCACCTCTCCCGGCGACGCTGCGGAGGGGCGGGCACGGGATGACGCGACCGTGGTGAGTGACCAGGCGGAAGAGGCGGCGGGCAAGGCGGTCCGCATCGCGGCGCTGATCCATACGTATCGCGTGGGCGGAACGCTGATGGCCGATACCCGACCCGCGTGCGTCAGAACGGGGGGCGCACACCCGGAGACGTCACGGCGTTCCGGCTCGGCGAAGAAGACCTGGATAGAACCTTCGTCGTTGCACATCCAAAGCTCCGAAGTGGGAAGGCGCCTGTCGCGCCCTGAATGCCCGGCACCATCGCCGTCTCCGTCGTGGCGGACCCCTCGCATGTGGAGATCGTCGGTCCGGTGGCTCAGGGGGTGGTCCGGGCCGTGATCGTCCGCGTGGAGCGTCTCTACCGGTTCCCGGAGCAGGAGCTCGGCGCGGAACTCGCGCGTT contains:
- a CDS encoding GNAT family N-acetyltransferase encodes the protein MPDHAQGHGLGGHMMTEFLTWAGPARIRPGVPDCDERALRFYQRHGFEITGERYLWRGRLPTPYI
- a CDS encoding CoA-acylating methylmalonate-semialdehyde dehydrogenase, which codes for MKTVTHWIGGKPLGDPAGSSGAWGPVTDPATGEVTAQVAMAGADEVDAAVAAANEAYATWRTSSLAQRTAILFRYRELLNARRDDLAALITAEQGKVHADALGEVARGLEIVELACGLGMALKGDTSTEVSSHVDVESVRQPLGVIAGISPFNFPAMISMWMFPMAIACGNTFVHKPSSKAPSASMLLAELAAEAGVPDGVLNIVHGDEVAVNALLDHPDVAAVSFVGSTPVARHVYSRASASGKRVQALGGAKNHMLVLPDADLDAAADAAVTAAYGSAGQRCMAVSVVVAVGSAGDALVSRIAERATKVKIGPGNDPTSQMGPLVTKTHRDEVANYVAGAAAQGADVVLDGRDFTVDGLENGHWMGISLLDKVSTDSEAYRNEIFGPVLCVLRAGTYEEAMRVINGSPFGNASSIFTRDGGAARRFQLEVETGMVGVNVPMPVPVGHHSFGGWKDSAFGDHRMYGSEAIHFYTRGKVITTRWPDTAEAPAGPDLRFPTSR